One genomic segment of Prochlorococcus marinus str. MIT 0919 includes these proteins:
- a CDS encoding biotin--[acetyl-CoA-carboxylase] ligase: MLKLIQQKGAGAVAYFLKIKSSKLQWHIRSKPVCGSTEIELSKWLNQKPLNKNYPRAFLAERQSYGRGQYGRTWNSLKGGVWVSVAIPLRENPQSTELFGLAISVALAKKLHQNCVPAKIKWPNDLLVQNRKLAGFLPRLIIRGSNLKFVRIGIGLNVLNQVPKSGISLRQILGRKNLSKELWTAEVLIVLEEVLSLLKDQEKLCKQASELLWSNQYKEKSTGCIWKIEGFNENGSLRLRRGSQSKSLSRWE; encoded by the coding sequence ATGTTGAAACTTATTCAACAGAAAGGTGCAGGAGCTGTAGCCTATTTCTTAAAAATAAAATCCTCAAAACTACAATGGCATATAAGATCTAAACCAGTTTGTGGTAGCACGGAAATTGAGCTTTCCAAATGGCTTAATCAAAAGCCTTTGAATAAAAATTACCCTCGTGCCTTTTTGGCAGAACGCCAATCTTATGGAAGGGGTCAATATGGCCGCACATGGAATTCTCTTAAGGGAGGTGTGTGGGTTAGTGTCGCAATTCCTCTTAGAGAGAATCCTCAATCAACTGAGCTATTTGGTTTAGCTATTTCAGTTGCGCTCGCTAAAAAACTTCACCAGAATTGTGTGCCAGCTAAAATTAAATGGCCCAATGACTTACTTGTTCAAAATAGAAAACTAGCAGGCTTTTTGCCTAGATTAATTATTCGCGGTAGTAACTTGAAATTTGTAAGGATAGGTATTGGGTTGAATGTATTAAATCAGGTTCCTAAAAGTGGTATCTCTTTAAGGCAGATCCTTGGGAGAAAAAATCTATCAAAGGAACTATGGACTGCAGAAGTATTAATAGTTTTAGAAGAAGTATTATCACTTTTAAAAGATCAAGAAAAACTTTGTAAGCAAGCTTCAGAGTTGCTTTGGTCTAATCAATATAAAGAAAAGAGCACAGGTTGCATATGGAAAATTGAAGGGTTTAATGAAAATGGTTCATTAAGATTAAGACGTGGCTCTCAATCTAAATCATTAAGTAGATGGGAATAA
- a CDS encoding ABC transporter ATP-binding protein gives MDNQTIIHTPVAKLRNVCKFYGQGDLLVKALDEINLEVNKGDYVAVMGASGSGKSTAMNILGCLDRPTHGNYLLNGLSVEKLDDDALADLRNQELGFVFQQFHLLPDATALENVMLPMIYACVEESTRSELAKEALDRVGLTGRIQNYPNQLSGGQQQRVAIARAIINQPSLLLADEPTGALDSNTTEDVLKLFDDLHSQGITVVLVTHEDEVANRAHKIVKFKDGKIISIS, from the coding sequence TTGGATAATCAAACAATCATTCATACTCCTGTAGCCAAGCTTAGAAATGTCTGCAAGTTTTATGGACAAGGTGATTTACTTGTAAAAGCACTTGATGAAATCAATCTAGAAGTAAATAAGGGTGATTATGTAGCTGTAATGGGCGCCAGTGGCTCTGGCAAAAGTACTGCAATGAATATTTTGGGATGCTTGGATAGACCAACCCATGGTAATTATTTGCTTAATGGGCTTAGTGTTGAAAAATTAGATGATGATGCCCTCGCAGATTTGCGCAATCAAGAACTAGGGTTTGTTTTTCAGCAATTTCATCTCTTACCTGACGCTACAGCATTGGAAAATGTAATGCTGCCAATGATCTATGCCTGCGTAGAGGAGTCAACCCGTTCGGAATTGGCCAAGGAGGCATTAGATAGAGTTGGGCTAACTGGGAGAATACAAAATTATCCGAATCAACTTTCTGGGGGACAACAACAGCGAGTTGCGATAGCAAGAGCAATTATCAATCAACCCTCGTTACTTCTAGCAGACGAACCAACTGGAGCACTGGATTCAAATACAACTGAAGATGTTCTCAAACTATTTGATGATTTACACTCACAAGGTATAACAGTCGTTCTGGTTACTCATGAAGATGAAGTTGCAAATAGAGCTCATAAAATAGTGAAGTTTAAAGATGGGAAAATAATAAGTATTTCTTAG
- a CDS encoding NAD(P)H-quinone oxidoreductase subunit N: MPDMGAILITSQSIAEPTELLSLSLNASAVAPEGFVLLALIGTLIVDLAGEETAAKWAPPICYSGLIAALILLSIQWNSTAESSFLGAFLADNLAIAFRAVVALSTLISLLISWRYAEKSGSPIGEYAAILLAATLGGMLLCGSTDLISIFVSLETLSVASYLLSGYMKRDPRSSEAALKYLLVGSAAAAVFLYGASLLYGLSGSTNLEIIGIALVNSPTPLAALALVFILATVAFKIAAVPFHQWTPDVYEGSPTPVVAFLSVGSKAAGFALAIRLLVGCFNAFDAEWKLLFTVLAVLSMSLGNIVALAQTSMKRMLAYSSIGQAGFVMIGLVCGTEDGYAAMVLYMAAYLFMNLGAFACIILFSLRTGSDRIADYAGLYQKDPLITLGLSLCLLSLGGIPPMLGFFGKIYLFFAGWADGQYLLVIVGLITSVISIYYYISVIKMMVVKEPQEASELVKSYPLIQWKTLGLPPLRFALLTCVLATAIGGVLSNPLFQWANSAVAGTPILQQALALADKSTIG, translated from the coding sequence ATGCCCGATATGGGTGCAATCCTGATCACATCTCAATCCATTGCTGAGCCTACAGAGCTTTTAAGCCTTTCTCTTAATGCATCTGCTGTTGCTCCAGAAGGCTTTGTCCTTTTAGCTTTGATTGGGACATTAATAGTTGATCTAGCCGGAGAAGAGACCGCAGCAAAATGGGCACCACCGATATGTTATTCGGGATTAATTGCTGCATTAATACTACTTTCAATTCAATGGAATTCCACAGCAGAAAGCTCATTCCTAGGTGCATTTCTTGCAGATAATTTGGCCATTGCATTCAGAGCAGTTGTTGCACTTTCAACTCTTATTTCTTTACTAATTAGCTGGAGATATGCAGAGAAAAGTGGAAGTCCTATAGGCGAATATGCAGCAATACTTCTAGCCGCAACCCTTGGAGGCATGCTGCTTTGCGGGTCAACGGATCTAATTAGTATTTTTGTTTCTCTAGAAACTCTTTCAGTGGCGAGCTATCTCTTATCTGGATACATGAAAAGGGATCCCAGGAGCTCAGAAGCAGCCCTTAAATACCTTTTAGTTGGATCTGCAGCTGCCGCTGTGTTTTTGTATGGTGCATCCCTTTTGTACGGGCTGAGCGGGTCAACGAATCTTGAAATAATTGGTATTGCGCTTGTTAATAGCCCTACTCCATTAGCTGCATTAGCACTCGTTTTCATACTTGCAACGGTTGCTTTCAAAATTGCTGCTGTACCTTTCCACCAATGGACTCCAGACGTATACGAAGGTTCTCCTACACCAGTTGTAGCATTTCTATCCGTCGGATCTAAAGCAGCTGGGTTTGCACTAGCAATAAGATTATTAGTTGGCTGCTTTAATGCTTTTGATGCTGAATGGAAACTACTATTTACTGTTTTAGCGGTATTAAGCATGAGCTTAGGCAACATTGTTGCTCTGGCTCAAACCTCAATGAAAAGGATGTTGGCATATAGCTCTATTGGTCAAGCAGGCTTTGTGATGATTGGCCTTGTATGTGGAACAGAAGATGGATATGCCGCCATGGTTCTATATATGGCTGCATATTTGTTTATGAACCTCGGTGCTTTTGCATGCATAATCTTATTTTCACTTAGAACAGGAAGTGATCGAATTGCTGATTATGCTGGCCTTTATCAAAAGGATCCTCTAATCACTCTAGGGTTAAGTCTTTGCCTCCTTTCCCTTGGTGGTATACCTCCGATGTTGGGCTTTTTTGGGAAAATATATCTTTTCTTTGCAGGTTGGGCAGATGGGCAATATTTGTTAGTAATTGTCGGTCTAATCACTTCTGTAATCTCAATTTATTACTATATTTCAGTAATAAAAATGATGGTAGTAAAAGAACCTCAAGAGGCTTCAGAATTAGTCAAGTCATATCCGTTAATACAATGGAAAACCTTAGGTCTGCCCCCTCTTAGATTTGCTCTGTTGACATGTGTTTTAGCTACGGCAATTGGAGGAGTTCTGTCTAACCCACTCTTTCAATGGGCTAACAGTGCTGTCGCAGGGACACCTATCCTTCAACAAGCCTTGGCTCTAGCTGATAAAAGCACCATTGGATAA
- the topA gene encoding type I DNA topoisomerase, whose protein sequence is MAQALVIVESPTKARTIKSFLPKDFKVVASMGHVRDLPNNASEIPAAQKGEKWANLGVNTTADFEPLYVVPKDKKKIVRELKSALKEADQLLLATDEDREGESISWHLMQLLNPKVPVKRMVFHEITKDAISKALTQTRDLDMELVHAQETRRILDRLVGYTLSPLLWKKVAWGLSAGRVQSVAVRLLVLRERARRAFRTANYWDLKTSLQNHGSPFDAKLITLGGQKIASGIDFDDSTGFIKQGSHVRLIGEKEAKDLEGTLSSSRWEVTSVEEKPSIRRPVPPFTTSTLQQESNRKLRLSTRETMRCAQGLYERGFITYMRTDSVHLSEQAISAARTCVESRYGKDYLSKQVRQFSNKSRNAQEAHEAIRPAGAIFKMPDETGLDGRDLALYELIWKRTVASQMAEARLTMIAVEITAGEAVFRSSGKRIDFPGFFRAYVEGNDDPEAALEGQEVLLPKIVVGDIPIVNKIESISHQTLPPPRFSEASLVKMLESEGIGRPSTYASIIGTIVDRGYSSLQNNSLIPSFTAFAVTALLEEHFPDLVDTKFTARMESTLDEISTGKVEWLPYLDGFYKGAKGLETQVEKKEGDIDPGLSRTIELEGLKCVVRIGRFGAYLESRRLDDDGKEELIKATLPQETNPADLDEEKAELILKQKSDHPDPLGKDPETGEEIYLLFGQYGPYVQRGRVTEEVPKPKRSSLPKGSKPEELTLDEALGLLKLPRPLGEHPDGGKISAGLGRFGPYIVWNKGKGEKDYRSIKGEDDVLEVDLKRALELLEMPKRGRGGRTALKDLGIPKGGKEKIQVYDGPYGLYVKQGKTNASLPEGKTAEEITLEEALVLLEAKLSTKKTKTRKKATAKKSVKSTSKASPKKPSTTKSGRLRASAVRVIKKDNN, encoded by the coding sequence GTGGCGCAAGCTCTGGTCATCGTAGAAAGTCCAACAAAGGCAAGAACTATTAAAAGCTTCTTGCCAAAAGACTTTAAAGTGGTTGCCTCTATGGGGCATGTCAGAGATCTCCCAAATAATGCAAGTGAAATTCCTGCTGCTCAGAAAGGGGAAAAATGGGCAAATTTAGGAGTGAATACAACTGCTGATTTTGAACCGCTATATGTAGTTCCAAAAGATAAAAAGAAAATTGTTAGGGAACTCAAATCTGCTTTAAAGGAAGCTGATCAGCTTTTGCTTGCAACTGATGAAGATCGCGAAGGCGAAAGTATTAGCTGGCATTTAATGCAATTACTGAACCCAAAAGTTCCAGTAAAGAGGATGGTTTTTCATGAAATAACCAAAGATGCTATTTCAAAGGCTCTTACGCAAACTAGAGATCTTGATATGGAGCTGGTTCATGCTCAAGAGACTCGGAGGATTCTTGATCGTTTAGTTGGCTATACTCTTTCTCCTTTACTCTGGAAAAAAGTTGCTTGGGGGCTCTCTGCGGGTAGGGTTCAGTCTGTTGCTGTAAGGCTTTTAGTTTTAAGAGAGAGAGCACGAAGAGCTTTTCGGACTGCAAATTATTGGGATTTAAAGACTTCTTTGCAAAACCATGGGAGTCCTTTTGACGCCAAGTTAATCACCTTGGGAGGCCAAAAAATAGCAAGTGGAATTGATTTTGATGATTCCACTGGATTCATCAAACAAGGTAGCCATGTACGCTTGATTGGAGAAAAAGAAGCAAAAGATCTTGAAGGGACTCTTAGTTCAAGCAGATGGGAAGTAACTTCTGTTGAAGAAAAACCTTCAATTAGGAGGCCAGTCCCACCATTTACTACAAGTACCCTGCAGCAAGAGTCAAATAGAAAACTTAGGCTTTCTACTAGGGAAACAATGCGTTGCGCACAAGGTTTATATGAGAGAGGTTTTATTACTTATATGCGAACAGATTCAGTTCATTTATCTGAACAAGCAATTAGTGCAGCAAGGACATGCGTGGAATCTAGATATGGAAAAGATTACTTAAGCAAGCAAGTTCGACAATTCAGTAATAAATCCAGAAATGCTCAAGAGGCACATGAAGCTATTCGACCAGCAGGTGCAATTTTTAAGATGCCAGACGAGACAGGCTTGGATGGCCGCGACTTGGCTCTTTATGAGTTGATTTGGAAACGAACTGTTGCGAGTCAGATGGCAGAAGCACGTTTGACTATGATTGCTGTTGAAATCACCGCTGGGGAAGCAGTTTTCCGCTCATCTGGTAAGAGGATTGATTTTCCCGGTTTCTTCAGAGCATATGTTGAAGGCAATGACGACCCTGAAGCAGCACTCGAAGGTCAAGAAGTCCTTTTGCCTAAAATAGTTGTTGGTGATATTCCAATTGTCAACAAGATTGAGTCTATCTCGCATCAAACGTTACCACCACCTCGCTTTAGCGAGGCGTCATTAGTAAAAATGCTGGAGAGTGAAGGTATAGGAAGGCCCTCTACTTATGCAAGTATTATTGGAACTATTGTTGATCGAGGATATTCTTCTCTCCAAAATAATTCTTTGATACCAAGCTTTACGGCATTCGCCGTAACAGCTCTGCTAGAGGAACACTTCCCTGATTTAGTTGATACCAAATTTACCGCTAGGATGGAATCCACTTTGGATGAAATTTCGACAGGTAAAGTTGAATGGCTACCATACTTAGATGGTTTTTATAAAGGGGCCAAAGGACTGGAAACACAAGTTGAGAAGAAAGAAGGTGATATCGACCCAGGCCTATCAAGGACAATTGAATTAGAAGGCTTAAAATGCGTTGTTCGCATTGGCCGATTTGGTGCTTATTTGGAATCCAGAAGATTAGATGATGACGGCAAAGAAGAATTAATTAAGGCCACATTGCCTCAGGAGACTAATCCAGCTGACTTGGATGAAGAGAAGGCCGAATTGATACTTAAGCAGAAGTCAGACCACCCAGACCCTCTAGGTAAGGACCCAGAAACTGGAGAAGAGATATATTTGCTGTTTGGTCAATATGGCCCTTATGTGCAAAGAGGACGAGTTACTGAGGAAGTACCTAAACCTAAGAGATCTTCCTTGCCTAAAGGCTCTAAACCAGAAGAGTTAACTCTTGATGAAGCACTTGGCTTATTAAAACTACCTCGTCCACTTGGTGAACATCCAGATGGTGGAAAAATCTCTGCAGGACTAGGACGTTTTGGACCTTATATAGTTTGGAATAAAGGTAAAGGAGAGAAGGATTACAGATCAATTAAAGGAGAAGATGATGTGTTGGAAGTAGATCTCAAAAGAGCTCTTGAGCTATTAGAAATGCCTAAGCGTGGCAGAGGTGGAAGAACGGCTCTTAAAGACCTTGGTATTCCTAAAGGAGGAAAAGAAAAGATACAAGTTTATGATGGCCCTTATGGCTTGTATGTAAAACAAGGGAAAACGAATGCCTCCTTGCCAGAAGGTAAAACGGCTGAAGAAATCACTCTTGAAGAAGCTCTAGTATTATTAGAAGCTAAACTTTCAACAAAGAAGACTAAAACGAGAAAGAAAGCTACAGCGAAAAAAAGTGTAAAAAGTACATCAAAGGCTAGTCCAAAAAAACCTTCGACGACAAAATCTGGTCGTCTAAGGGCTAGTGCTGTAAGAGTTATTAAAAAAGATAATAATTAA
- a CDS encoding DUF2232 domain-containing protein gives MKRFGRYRNTQDRNPSKLVSRGQSIKLIETSYLTSATALIWIALYYLPVGGAFFRLVLPLPLALLQVRRGASTGWEGLSLLIMLLVVLMGPVRGPLVLFPYGFLSVWLGWSWSKNYSWWLSWCVGVFIGTIGFLIRVFLLSILVGENLWIVITRAGYILLERLIDWFNIALIPDLNLIQFVALGLVVMQEFIFVLTLHVVAFWVFPRLSASIPNPPRLLNGIVGWEST, from the coding sequence TTGAAAAGATTTGGAAGGTATAGGAATACTCAGGATCGCAATCCCTCTAAATTAGTTTCAAGAGGACAATCTATTAAATTAATAGAGACGTCCTATTTAACCTCGGCTACTGCATTAATTTGGATAGCACTTTACTATCTACCTGTTGGGGGCGCATTTTTTAGACTTGTTCTTCCTCTGCCTTTAGCGCTCTTGCAAGTAAGGAGAGGGGCTTCAACTGGTTGGGAAGGACTGTCTCTATTGATAATGCTTTTAGTTGTCTTAATGGGACCAGTGAGAGGTCCTTTGGTTTTATTCCCGTATGGTTTTTTGTCAGTTTGGTTGGGGTGGAGTTGGAGTAAAAATTATAGTTGGTGGTTGAGTTGGTGTGTTGGTGTTTTTATCGGAACTATTGGATTTCTTATAAGAGTATTTTTACTATCAATTTTAGTTGGAGAAAATCTCTGGATTGTAATAACACGTGCGGGATATATCTTGCTCGAACGATTAATTGATTGGTTTAACATTGCTTTAATCCCAGATTTAAATCTTATTCAGTTCGTAGCTTTAGGATTGGTTGTTATGCAAGAATTTATTTTTGTACTGACCTTACATGTTGTGGCCTTCTGGGTTTTTCCGCGGCTTAGTGCTTCTATCCCAAATCCACCACGATTGCTAAACGGGATTGTTGGTTGGGAGTCTACGTAA
- a CDS encoding nicotinate-nucleotide--dimethylbenzimidazole phosphoribosyltransferase produces the protein MEDSYYSGLPSGCKAFGFGITPLAVDRWIAKWRSSIDDIEFLLVLSASLTAEVKGISAAGATPDSRKFTAVADAELLLYGPTPSRKTSLPPLPAGVSPALISYVSSKLLGLEPTVVAIGLTDMPCFPHLSIEPLPLGPAQCLSTGKAMDINRVKNLWDQGFEIGRTLQKPLLITECVPGGTTTALAVLTGLGMAVGDLISGSHRNPPMKLKNNLVAKGLARANLGASSSPKDVLAAVGDPFQAFSVGLLIAARQSGVPVLLGGGSQMAAVLGLAIATVDPELRASFVEDISIATTSWLADEVVVCSEKQSSFPRLVHLLGAHYNVNILGLSTGLRFDKSTKRVLLDYEIGYVKEGVGAGALSLLAQINGSSCQQLLEECESAVDKLNDCA, from the coding sequence TTGGAAGATTCTTATTATTCAGGTTTGCCGTCGGGTTGCAAAGCATTTGGGTTTGGTATCACTCCTTTGGCTGTTGATCGATGGATTGCAAAGTGGAGATCCTCTATTGATGATATTGAATTTCTTTTAGTGTTATCAGCTTCGTTAACGGCAGAAGTAAAAGGTATTTCTGCCGCTGGGGCTACACCTGATTCTCGGAAGTTTACTGCTGTCGCAGATGCAGAGCTTTTATTATATGGACCAACTCCTTCAAGGAAAACTTCTTTACCTCCTTTGCCTGCAGGGGTTTCACCAGCATTGATAAGCTATGTCTCTTCAAAATTGCTGGGTCTTGAACCAACTGTTGTAGCCATTGGCCTAACAGATATGCCTTGCTTCCCACATCTCAGTATTGAGCCTTTGCCTTTAGGTCCTGCTCAATGTTTAAGTACAGGTAAAGCAATGGATATCAATCGTGTAAAGAATTTGTGGGACCAAGGCTTTGAAATTGGTCGGACATTACAAAAGCCTTTACTAATAACAGAATGTGTCCCTGGAGGAACTACTACTGCTTTGGCTGTATTGACAGGATTGGGAATGGCGGTTGGTGATTTGATAAGTGGTAGTCATCGCAATCCTCCCATGAAGTTGAAAAATAACTTAGTTGCCAAAGGCTTGGCACGGGCAAATTTAGGAGCGTCTTCTTCTCCCAAGGATGTATTGGCAGCTGTAGGGGATCCATTCCAAGCTTTTTCTGTAGGCTTACTAATTGCCGCAAGGCAATCTGGGGTTCCTGTGCTGTTAGGAGGAGGTAGTCAAATGGCGGCAGTGTTGGGGCTAGCTATAGCAACGGTTGATCCAGAATTAAGAGCGAGCTTTGTTGAAGATATTTCTATTGCTACAACTTCTTGGCTTGCAGATGAAGTTGTTGTTTGCTCAGAGAAGCAAAGTTCCTTCCCTCGCTTAGTACATCTTTTAGGAGCTCATTACAATGTCAATATTCTTGGATTATCTACTGGATTACGCTTTGATAAAAGCACTAAGAGAGTTTTACTTGACTATGAAATTGGCTATGTAAAAGAAGGTGTGGGGGCTGGAGCATTGTCATTGCTAGCTCAAATTAATGGCAGCAGTTGTCAACAATTACTTGAAGAATGTGAGTCTGCAGTTGATAAATTGAACGATTGTGCTTAG
- a CDS encoding ABC transporter substrate-binding protein — MKDWILTRRDLLRGTILSAALSFSASGNTANRAVLTSPLGVLPGNILKSLPSRWRFKLLEVYSAKDINELIVDKDIDLLALGDGWVKELAFKDFQRIEVNHLRRRLNQEAIIFSQSFGSELSAKIFPIGFTPWAMLFRNGDYLLDKAQETWDVLLESDLKGSLVLPNSPRLVMTIADRISYNEGLKRLRQQVKTYDDKNALNWVLSGRAKAVVLPLQYCMTALLSDPRLSVAIPREGAPLNWTFLTMPKASNEDFPDSWVRKMWSLPLLGKLISRGWIPPLSYSEISKGTSSFPKLPALSFLSTEEHFQRLWSIPPVSKKNIQALQERWYESAP; from the coding sequence ATGAAAGATTGGATTCTAACAAGAAGGGACTTGCTAAGGGGGACTATTTTGTCTGCAGCCCTTAGCTTCTCGGCTTCTGGGAATACGGCTAATAGAGCTGTATTGACATCTCCGTTGGGTGTTTTGCCTGGAAATATTTTAAAATCCCTTCCATCAAGATGGCGTTTTAAATTATTAGAAGTTTACTCTGCAAAAGATATAAATGAATTAATAGTAGATAAAGATATTGACTTGCTGGCTTTGGGTGATGGGTGGGTGAAGGAATTAGCCTTTAAGGATTTTCAACGAATAGAGGTTAATCATCTTAGACGTCGATTAAATCAAGAGGCAATAATTTTTTCACAAAGCTTTGGTTCAGAACTTTCAGCCAAAATCTTCCCTATAGGCTTTACACCTTGGGCAATGCTTTTCCGAAATGGTGATTACTTGCTAGATAAGGCACAAGAGACATGGGATGTTTTACTAGAATCAGATTTAAAAGGGTCTTTGGTGTTGCCTAATAGCCCTCGTCTTGTAATGACCATTGCTGATCGAATTAGTTATAACGAGGGCTTGAAACGTTTAAGACAACAAGTTAAAACATATGATGATAAAAATGCTTTGAATTGGGTTTTATCTGGTAGGGCAAAGGCTGTTGTCTTGCCCTTGCAATATTGCATGACGGCGCTTTTGAGTGATCCACGACTGAGTGTGGCAATTCCTCGTGAGGGGGCACCTTTAAATTGGACGTTTTTAACTATGCCGAAAGCTAGTAATGAAGATTTCCCTGATTCATGGGTACGCAAAATGTGGTCATTACCATTATTGGGCAAACTAATTTCTAGAGGTTGGATCCCTCCTCTTTCTTATTCTGAAATATCTAAGGGAACCAGTTCTTTCCCAAAACTTCCTGCACTGTCTTTTTTATCAACAGAAGAACATTTTCAAAGGCTTTGGTCTATACCACCTGTATCTAAAAAAAATATTCAAGCTCTCCAAGAGCGGTGGTATGAATCAGCCCCATAG
- a CDS encoding aldo/keto reductase → MKVFKRRFGKGVNVSLFTLGTMRVASSEVMLSILKEARLAGINHIETSPAYGLTQKFLGEALQKLNSQPARYQQKWVITSKVLPGISFIKGQKQLRDTLKDLRLESIDNLAVHGLNLWEHLHWAIYGDGFKLIQWALRKNLVKQWGFTSHGSQELIQEAIKTGQFNFCSLHLHLLDQERIPLAQLALNSGMGVMAISPADKGGHLHSPSKTLIKDCAPIHPLKLAYRYLLSNGISTLTLGASGPEDLTLAKELSSSDGKLTQEEESAIKNLQTEGRRRLGKTFCGQCRECLPCPKEVPITEILRLRNLSIGHDLQSFAKERYNLIGKAGHWWERYNASACERCGECLPRCPNNLKIPDLLEETHKKLLDKPLRRLWG, encoded by the coding sequence ATGAAAGTTTTTAAGAGACGTTTTGGGAAAGGAGTAAACGTAAGTTTATTCACATTAGGAACAATGCGAGTTGCTTCTTCGGAAGTAATGCTTTCCATACTCAAAGAAGCTCGCCTAGCCGGAATAAACCATATAGAAACCTCTCCTGCTTATGGTTTGACGCAAAAATTCCTAGGAGAGGCCTTGCAAAAGCTAAATAGTCAGCCAGCAAGATATCAACAGAAATGGGTCATTACAAGCAAAGTACTTCCAGGTATTAGTTTTATTAAAGGCCAAAAACAACTTAGGGACACTTTAAAGGACCTCCGCTTAGAAAGCATTGACAACCTAGCCGTACACGGCCTCAATCTTTGGGAGCATCTTCATTGGGCTATATATGGAGATGGGTTCAAGTTAATTCAATGGGCCCTAAGAAAGAACCTTGTCAAGCAATGGGGATTTACTTCTCATGGCTCTCAAGAACTTATTCAAGAAGCAATCAAAACTGGTCAGTTTAATTTCTGCAGTCTCCACCTTCACCTACTAGATCAAGAAAGAATTCCACTTGCACAACTTGCATTAAACTCAGGGATGGGAGTCATGGCTATTTCACCTGCTGATAAAGGTGGCCATTTACATTCACCTAGCAAAACATTAATCAAGGATTGTGCTCCAATACATCCATTGAAATTGGCATATAGGTATCTTTTATCGAATGGGATTAGCACATTAACTCTTGGAGCGAGTGGCCCTGAAGATTTAACACTAGCCAAAGAATTAAGTTCTTCCGATGGCAAATTGACCCAGGAAGAAGAAAGCGCTATTAAGAATCTTCAGACGGAAGGTAGACGTCGCCTAGGCAAAACATTTTGTGGACAATGTCGTGAATGTTTACCCTGTCCTAAAGAGGTCCCAATAACAGAAATTTTACGTTTAAGAAATTTGTCAATTGGCCATGACCTTCAATCATTTGCTAAAGAGAGGTACAACTTGATAGGCAAAGCTGGACATTGGTGGGAAAGATACAATGCCTCAGCTTGTGAAAGATGTGGTGAGTGCTTACCTCGATGCCCAAACAATTTAAAAATACCTGATCTTTTAGAAGAGACTCATAAAAAATTATTAGATAAACCTCTAAGAAGACTATGGGGCTGA
- a CDS encoding riboflavin synthase has protein sequence MFTGIVQAVGKIRSQGESLLVESEDLPFSINIGDSVAVDGVCLTVASCRGNGFLADISEETLKRTTLGFKAEKNALVNLEPALRLSDRLGGHLVSGHVDGLGMVESLESLPNSWNLQINLQQNMYAKYICEKASIAVNGISLTVSQSLQDANSFAIAVIPHTWFNTSLNHLLVGDLVNLEVDLMAKYAERLLSKSELATRDNINNNYPNISKEWLSEQGWQ, from the coding sequence ATGTTTACAGGCATTGTTCAAGCTGTAGGTAAAATTCGTTCCCAAGGCGAAAGCCTTCTTGTTGAAAGTGAAGATTTGCCTTTCTCAATTAACATTGGTGATAGCGTTGCGGTAGATGGGGTTTGCTTAACAGTTGCTTCTTGTAGGGGTAATGGATTTTTAGCTGATATAAGTGAAGAGACTTTAAAAAGAACTACCCTTGGCTTTAAAGCCGAGAAGAATGCGCTAGTAAATCTCGAGCCTGCGCTTAGACTTTCTGATCGATTGGGTGGACATTTGGTAAGCGGCCATGTTGACGGTTTAGGTATGGTTGAATCTCTAGAATCGTTGCCAAATTCTTGGAATTTACAAATTAATTTGCAGCAAAATATGTATGCAAAATATATTTGTGAAAAAGCAAGTATTGCCGTCAATGGGATTAGTCTAACTGTATCGCAAAGCTTGCAAGATGCGAATTCATTTGCAATAGCGGTAATACCACACACTTGGTTCAATACTTCCTTAAATCATTTGCTTGTAGGAGATTTAGTAAACCTTGAAGTTGATTTGATGGCTAAATATGCTGAAAGGCTTTTATCTAAATCGGAACTTGCTACTCGGGACAATATAAACAACAATTACCCAAATATTTCGAAAGAATGGCTAAGCGAACAGGGTTGGCAATAA
- a CDS encoding AbrB family transcriptional regulator: protein MLVGKELLDKARSLSSHPEDEIARGCGYVGPSGRVLRKSFYRALVQAKGYKLRSNGPGRPGNRSPRGRQAEFKTRVHGNGNLLIGHAYTKKLGLVPGQEFRIDVKKDSGAISLLPLEKKN from the coding sequence ATGCTAGTAGGCAAGGAACTGCTCGACAAAGCCAGATCTTTAAGCTCTCATCCTGAAGATGAGATCGCAAGAGGTTGTGGTTACGTAGGCCCTAGTGGGAGGGTCCTCCGCAAAAGCTTCTATAGAGCCTTAGTGCAAGCGAAAGGATATAAATTACGCTCTAATGGCCCTGGCAGACCAGGGAATCGATCACCAAGAGGACGGCAAGCAGAGTTTAAAACTCGTGTTCATGGGAATGGGAACCTTCTAATAGGTCATGCCTATACAAAAAAACTTGGTCTTGTTCCAGGGCAAGAGTTTAGAATTGATGTAAAAAAAGATTCGGGAGCTATTAGCCTGCTCCCTTTGGAAAAGAAGAATTAA